The following are encoded together in the Streptomyces sp. NBC_00358 genome:
- a CDS encoding amylo-alpha-1,6-glucosidase produces the protein MTDRHHLLVHGGTFAAVGDGGDISGVRGGSSPDGLFVRDARHLSRWQLTVDGAVPEALTPVADGDTARCVLVPRGGRNEPPAYTLFREQAVAEGSFVEALRVTSNRPTATTVRIAVTADADFTDQFELRSDYRTYAKTGVVRQRQVLDDGVEFSYRRGEWQSRTTVTSEPAPDGVEETGTGARRLVWTLDLEPHGSAELALRVAARPHGAAHEPRVPVSPAAANERLLALEGEFAQGVPFPTGWPELAAACARGLSDLAALQVPATGLDGEELRVPAAGVPWFLTLLGRDALLTSLFALPYRPQLAASTLPALAATQAVEVGLGAVAQPGKIVHEVRHGELAHFGQVPYGRYYGSVDATPLFLVLLGAYTEQTGDVALARRLEPNARAAIGWMLDHGGLTSRGYLVYRADGGGLANQNWKDSPGAICSADGSRPSGPVMAAGAQGYAYDALRRTAHLSRTVWDDEVYAALLEQAAADLRDRFQRDFWMSEHSFPALALDGDGRHVDALASDAGHLLWSGLLDKEYGELVGRRLLEPDFFSGWGVRTLASGQSAYHPLSYHRGSVWPHDNALITLGLARYGLHDEARTVAHALVDAATAAGHRLPEVLAGYGRDTHAEPVPYPHACVRESRSAAAPLALLTAVGGA, from the coding sequence ATGACGGACCGGCATCATCTGCTCGTGCACGGTGGAACGTTCGCCGCCGTGGGCGACGGCGGGGACATCAGCGGAGTGCGGGGCGGCAGCTCTCCGGACGGATTATTCGTACGGGACGCCCGGCACCTCAGCCGCTGGCAGCTCACGGTGGACGGCGCGGTGCCCGAGGCACTCACACCGGTCGCCGACGGCGACACGGCACGCTGTGTGCTGGTGCCGCGGGGCGGTCGCAACGAGCCGCCCGCGTACACGCTCTTCCGTGAACAGGCCGTCGCCGAGGGCTCGTTCGTGGAGGCGCTGCGCGTCACCAGCAACCGTCCGACGGCCACCACGGTCCGGATCGCGGTGACCGCGGACGCCGACTTCACGGACCAGTTCGAACTGCGCTCCGACTACCGCACGTACGCCAAGACGGGCGTCGTCCGCCAGCGCCAAGTCCTCGACGACGGCGTGGAGTTCAGCTACCGGCGCGGGGAGTGGCAGTCCCGTACGACGGTCACCTCCGAGCCCGCGCCGGACGGGGTGGAGGAGACCGGCACGGGCGCGCGCCGCCTCGTGTGGACCCTCGACCTGGAACCGCACGGCTCGGCGGAGCTGGCGCTGCGGGTCGCGGCGCGTCCGCACGGCGCGGCGCACGAGCCACGCGTGCCCGTCTCCCCCGCCGCGGCCAACGAGCGGCTCCTCGCCCTGGAGGGCGAGTTCGCGCAAGGAGTGCCCTTCCCGACCGGCTGGCCCGAGCTGGCCGCGGCCTGCGCGCGCGGTCTGTCCGATCTCGCGGCGCTCCAGGTGCCGGCGACGGGCCTGGACGGCGAGGAACTGCGGGTCCCGGCGGCCGGGGTCCCCTGGTTCCTCACCCTGCTGGGCCGCGACGCGCTGCTCACCTCGCTCTTCGCGCTGCCCTACCGGCCCCAGCTGGCCGCCTCCACCCTGCCCGCGCTGGCCGCCACCCAGGCGGTCGAGGTGGGGCTGGGCGCGGTCGCCCAGCCGGGCAAGATCGTGCACGAGGTGCGGCACGGCGAGCTGGCGCACTTCGGGCAGGTGCCGTACGGGCGCTACTACGGTTCGGTGGACGCGACGCCGCTGTTCCTGGTGCTGCTCGGCGCCTACACGGAGCAGACCGGCGACGTGGCCCTGGCCCGCCGCCTCGAACCCAACGCCCGTGCGGCGATCGGCTGGATGCTGGACCACGGCGGGCTGACCTCGCGCGGCTATCTCGTGTACCGCGCGGACGGCGGAGGCCTCGCCAACCAGAACTGGAAGGACTCCCCCGGCGCGATCTGTTCGGCCGACGGCAGCCGCCCCTCCGGTCCGGTGATGGCGGCGGGCGCGCAGGGCTACGCGTACGACGCGCTGCGCCGCACCGCGCACCTGTCCCGCACGGTCTGGGACGACGAGGTCTACGCGGCGCTCCTGGAACAGGCCGCCGCCGATCTGCGCGACCGCTTCCAGCGGGACTTCTGGATGAGCGAACACTCCTTCCCCGCCCTGGCGTTGGACGGCGACGGCCGGCATGTCGACGCGCTCGCCTCGGACGCGGGCCATCTGCTGTGGTCCGGGCTGCTGGACAAGGAGTACGGCGAGCTGGTCGGCCGCCGGCTCCTGGAACCGGACTTCTTCTCCGGCTGGGGTGTGCGCACGCTCGCCTCCGGCCAGTCCGCGTACCACCCGCTGTCGTACCACCGGGGTTCCGTCTGGCCGCACGACAACGCCCTGATCACCCTGGGGCTCGCGCGGTACGGCCTGCACGACGAGGCCCGTACGGTGGCCCACGCGCTCGTGGACGCGGCCACGGCCGCCGGTCACCGCCTCCCCGAGGTCCTCGCGGGCTACGGCCGTGACACCCATGCCGAGCCGGTGCCCTACCCGCACGCCTGCGTACGGGAGTCCCGTTCGGCGGCGGCGCCGCTGGCCCTGCTCACGGCGGTGGGCGGAGCCTAG
- a CDS encoding M14 family zinc carboxypeptidase, with product MSYPTPADVTRTAETLAARHPGLCRLSTIGHSRHGVPLKMLSVGKGSRHALVVAGAHPNEYVGGGTLVALAHRALGGERPGTVWHLVLCLDPDGARLNEGGHRADTVFGHYRAFFRPAGDEQPEWAPSLPRPRFLPESRALLDVIRRLRPYIQISLHGTDIGGTFAQLTRDVPGLDRILAVSAEQLGIPVERAPLDALHWPTSAPGVFVLPPPGAPERPTAFPENAHRSTWLAPHAYGGVTAVVEVPVWAAPRFADLAPHRAPEQRLQHWAERLRAYAHTVREHYERARPHLPAPGPDPGFSMRRAVAETLRVCGPLADSWDPAHPSFTPLPGLTRARTASIEGFARRTPLRAAAMLLRLLEEYAPTPGTAPQRAELEALVARWCAAYSASFTATWVPVDRQIEHQVNVTTAAVEAAEGHLAPS from the coding sequence CTGAGCTACCCGACGCCCGCCGACGTCACCCGCACCGCCGAAACCCTGGCCGCCCGGCATCCCGGCCTGTGCCGGCTGAGCACGATCGGCCACTCCCGGCACGGCGTCCCGCTGAAGATGCTGAGCGTCGGGAAAGGGTCACGGCACGCCCTGGTGGTCGCGGGCGCACATCCCAACGAGTACGTCGGCGGGGGCACCCTCGTGGCGCTGGCCCACCGGGCACTGGGCGGTGAACGGCCCGGCACCGTATGGCATCTGGTGCTGTGCCTGGACCCGGACGGAGCCCGTCTCAACGAAGGCGGACACCGCGCGGACACCGTCTTCGGCCACTACCGCGCCTTCTTCCGTCCCGCCGGTGACGAACAACCCGAATGGGCGCCCTCCCTCCCCCGGCCGCGGTTCCTGCCGGAGAGCCGCGCCCTGCTCGACGTCATCCGGCGCCTGCGTCCCTACATCCAGATCTCCCTGCACGGCACGGACATCGGCGGCACCTTCGCCCAGCTCACCCGGGACGTCCCCGGCCTCGACCGGATCCTCGCCGTCTCCGCCGAGCAGCTCGGCATCCCGGTCGAAAGGGCACCGCTGGACGCCCTGCACTGGCCCACGAGCGCTCCCGGTGTCTTCGTGCTGCCACCGCCCGGAGCGCCCGAACGCCCCACCGCCTTCCCGGAGAACGCCCACCGCTCCACCTGGCTCGCCCCGCACGCCTACGGCGGCGTCACCGCGGTGGTGGAGGTACCGGTCTGGGCCGCCCCCCGGTTCGCCGACCTCGCGCCCCATCGCGCTCCGGAACAACGGCTCCAGCACTGGGCGGAGCGTCTGCGGGCCTACGCCCACACCGTCCGCGAACACTACGAACGGGCCCGCCCCCATCTCCCGGCGCCCGGCCCCGACCCCGGTTTCAGCATGCGCCGGGCGGTGGCCGAAACCCTGCGCGTCTGCGGTCCGCTGGCCGACAGCTGGGACCCCGCGCACCCGTCCTTCACCCCGCTCCCCGGGCTCACCCGGGCCCGCACGGCGAGCATCGAGGGCTTCGCCCGGAGAACTCCCCTGCGGGCCGCCGCCATGCTGCTGCGGCTCCTGGAGGAGTACGCGCCCACCCCGGGTACCGCGCCTCAACGCGCCGAGCTGGAAGCCCTCGTCGCGCGCTGGTGCGCCGCCTACTCGGCGAGTTTCACGGCGACCTGGGTTCCGGTGGACCGGCAGATAGAACACCAGGTCAACGTCACCACCGCCGCCGTCGAGGCCGCCGAAGGGCACTTGGCCCCCTCCTGA
- a CDS encoding MFS transporter: MTETGTLITPVRSPTAPPALGGLGLFTVLLGAALPLIDFFIVNVALPTIGQDLNASEAVLELVVAGYGVAYAVLLVLGGRLGDLFGRRRLFLGGMAAFGLTSLACGLAPTAWTLVAARVAQGAASAAMLPQVLATIQSTTSGPRRAKAMGLYGATAGLSMVAGQILGGLLVAADIAGTGWRSVFLVNVPVVVLGLILARRAVPETRSQRPEPIDAPGTVLLAVSLLALLIPLTEGRAAGWPLWTWVSLALFPLAAAAFYLVERRADRNGRTPLVPPSLFELTSLRRGLIIIVPFSIGFSGFMFVIAVALQRGEGLGPVPAGLALAPMAVVFFITSLCGPRLIGRYGTRVVTAGGLIQAVGLSLIALAAWRSWPDLGVVELLPGAAVAGAGQALQLPVLIRIVLSEVPAVRAGVGSGVMATTQQAAFAVGVATLGTLFLSLAPAHGMRDALVTTLLVQLAGVALTTALSLRLPRTIS; encoded by the coding sequence GTGACCGAAACCGGAACTCTCATCACCCCCGTCCGTTCACCCACCGCGCCACCCGCTCTCGGCGGCCTCGGACTCTTCACCGTGCTGCTGGGCGCGGCACTGCCGCTGATCGACTTCTTCATCGTCAACGTGGCCCTCCCGACCATCGGGCAGGACCTGAACGCGAGCGAGGCCGTCCTCGAACTCGTCGTCGCCGGTTACGGGGTCGCGTACGCCGTCCTGCTCGTCCTCGGGGGACGCCTCGGCGATCTGTTCGGGCGCCGCCGGCTCTTCCTCGGCGGCATGGCGGCCTTCGGCCTGACCTCGCTCGCCTGCGGTCTCGCGCCCACGGCATGGACCCTGGTCGCGGCGCGCGTCGCCCAGGGGGCGGCGTCCGCGGCGATGCTGCCCCAGGTCCTCGCCACCATCCAGTCGACGACCTCCGGGCCCCGCCGCGCCAAGGCGATGGGTCTGTACGGCGCCACGGCCGGCCTGTCCATGGTGGCCGGCCAGATCCTCGGCGGCCTGCTGGTCGCCGCCGACATCGCGGGCACCGGCTGGCGCTCGGTGTTCCTCGTGAACGTGCCCGTCGTCGTGCTCGGTCTGATCCTGGCCCGCCGCGCCGTCCCCGAGACCCGCTCACAGCGCCCGGAGCCCATCGACGCCCCCGGCACGGTCCTGCTCGCGGTCTCCCTGCTGGCCCTGCTCATCCCGCTCACCGAGGGCCGGGCGGCGGGCTGGCCGCTGTGGACCTGGGTGTCCCTCGCCCTGTTCCCGCTCGCGGCCGCCGCCTTCTACCTCGTCGAACGCCGGGCGGACCGCAACGGCCGCACCCCCCTGGTCCCGCCGAGCCTGTTCGAGCTGACCTCGCTGCGCCGGGGCCTGATCATCATCGTGCCGTTCTCGATCGGATTCAGCGGCTTCATGTTCGTGATCGCGGTGGCCCTCCAGCGCGGCGAGGGCCTCGGTCCCGTCCCGGCGGGGCTGGCCCTCGCGCCCATGGCCGTCGTCTTCTTCATCACGTCGCTGTGCGGACCCCGGCTGATCGGCCGGTACGGTACCCGGGTCGTCACCGCCGGGGGGCTGATCCAGGCGGTGGGCCTGAGCCTCATCGCGCTGGCCGCCTGGCGTTCCTGGCCGGACCTCGGGGTGGTGGAACTGCTGCCCGGAGCGGCCGTCGCCGGCGCGGGTCAGGCGCTCCAACTGCCCGTCCTCATCCGGATCGTCCTCTCCGAGGTGCCGGCGGTGCGGGCCGGTGTCGGCAGCGGCGTCATGGCCACCACCCAGCAGGCGGCGTTCGCCGTCGGGGTGGCCACGCTCGGCACCCTGTTCCTGTCCCTCGCCCCGGCCCACGGCATGCGGGACGCCCTGGTGACGACCCTCCTGGTCCAACTGGCGGGCGTGGCCCTGACGACGGCACTGAGCCTGCGGCTGCCGCGCACGATCAGCTGA
- the dusB gene encoding tRNA dihydrouridine synthase DusB, whose protein sequence is MPTPTSTVNSTLNSTLSIGPHQVQPPVVLAPMAGITNAPFRTLCREFSGGKGLFVSEMITTRALVERNEKTMQLIHFDATETPRSIQLYGVDPATVGKAVRMIAEEGLADHIDLNFGCPVPKVTRKGGGSALPYKRPLLRAILREAVSGAGDLPVTMKMRKGIDDDHITFLDAGRIAVEEGVTAIALHGRTAAQHYGGTADWDAIARLKEHVPEIPVLGNGDIWSAHDALRMVRETGCDGVVVGRGCLGRPWLFGDLVAAFEGREEYARPTLREVAAVMVRHATLLGEWIGDEARGVIDFRKHVAWYLKGFAVGSEMRGRLAITSSLAELSDGLAELDLDQPWPTGADGPRGRTSGNNRVVLPDGWLKDPYDCAGVSEDAELDTSGG, encoded by the coding sequence ATGCCCACGCCCACGTCCACCGTGAACTCCACGCTGAACTCCACGCTCTCGATCGGCCCCCACCAGGTGCAGCCGCCCGTCGTCCTGGCTCCCATGGCCGGGATCACGAACGCGCCGTTCCGCACGCTGTGCAGGGAGTTCAGCGGCGGCAAGGGACTGTTCGTCAGCGAGATGATCACCACGCGGGCGCTGGTCGAGCGCAACGAGAAGACCATGCAGCTGATCCACTTCGACGCGACCGAGACACCGCGCTCGATCCAGCTGTACGGCGTCGACCCCGCCACCGTCGGCAAGGCCGTCCGTATGATCGCGGAAGAGGGCCTCGCCGACCACATCGACCTGAACTTCGGCTGCCCGGTCCCCAAGGTCACCCGCAAGGGCGGCGGCTCCGCCCTCCCGTACAAGCGCCCCCTGCTCCGCGCGATCCTGCGCGAGGCCGTCAGCGGCGCCGGGGACCTGCCCGTCACCATGAAGATGCGCAAGGGCATCGACGACGACCACATCACCTTCCTCGACGCCGGACGGATCGCGGTCGAGGAGGGCGTGACGGCCATCGCGCTGCACGGCCGTACGGCGGCCCAGCACTACGGCGGCACCGCGGACTGGGACGCCATCGCCCGGCTGAAGGAGCACGTGCCGGAGATCCCCGTCCTCGGCAACGGTGACATCTGGTCGGCGCACGACGCGCTGCGGATGGTGCGCGAGACCGGGTGCGACGGGGTCGTCGTCGGGCGCGGCTGCCTCGGCAGGCCGTGGCTGTTCGGCGATCTGGTGGCCGCCTTCGAGGGCCGCGAGGAGTACGCCCGCCCGACCCTCCGCGAGGTCGCCGCGGTCATGGTCCGCCACGCCACCCTGCTCGGCGAGTGGATCGGCGACGAGGCGCGCGGCGTCATCGACTTCCGCAAGCACGTCGCCTGGTACCTCAAGGGCTTCGCGGTCGGCTCGGAGATGCGGGGGCGTCTCGCCATCACCTCGTCGCTCGCCGAACTCTCCGACGGGCTGGCCGAGTTGGACCTCGACCAGCCGTGGCCCACGGGCGCCGACGGACCCCGCGGCCGTACCTCGGGCAACAACCGGGTCGTCCTGCCGGACGGCTGGCTGAAGGACCCCTACGACTGCGCGGGCGTGTCCGAGGACGCCGAGCTGGACACCTCCGGCGGCTGA
- a CDS encoding MFS transporter — translation MPELSHRHRMLVLAICCMSLLIVSLDVTVLNVALPSMQQELHASVAGMQWTIDAYTLVLASLLMLAGSTADRIGRRKVFTAGLVLFTIGSVLCSLAPNLDTLIVFRMVQAVGGSMLNPVAMSIITNTFTDPRERARAIGVWGAVVGISMAAGPLVGGLLVDTVGWRSIFWINLPVGLAALLLTLRFVPESRAPRARRPDPVGQLLVIALLGSLTYAIIEAPTSGLVHTLGFSVIALAALLGLLWYEPRRDEPLIDLRFFRSVPFSGATVIAVSAFAALSGFLFLSTLYLQNVRGLNALHAGLWMLPMAALCFVCAPVSGRLVGSRGPRPSLLIAGVAMTVSGVLFAAFEAETSNVTLVIGYVFFGIGFGFVNAPITNTAVSGMPRSQAGVAAAVASTSRQIGGTLGVAVIGAALASGISASAYRDTFVPASRPGWWIITACGVAVLVLGALTSGRRARASADRTARLLESPEIREAAGVGA, via the coding sequence ATGCCTGAGCTCAGCCACCGTCACCGGATGCTGGTGCTCGCGATCTGCTGCATGAGTCTGCTGATCGTGAGCCTCGACGTCACGGTTCTGAATGTCGCCCTGCCCTCGATGCAGCAGGAACTGCACGCGAGCGTCGCGGGCATGCAGTGGACCATCGACGCCTACACCCTCGTGCTGGCCTCCCTGCTGATGCTCGCGGGTTCCACCGCCGACCGCATCGGCCGGCGCAAGGTCTTCACGGCGGGCCTGGTCCTGTTCACCATCGGCTCGGTGCTGTGCTCCCTCGCCCCGAACCTCGACACGCTCATCGTCTTCCGGATGGTCCAGGCCGTCGGCGGCTCGATGCTGAACCCGGTGGCGATGTCGATCATCACCAACACCTTCACGGACCCGCGCGAACGGGCCCGCGCGATCGGCGTCTGGGGTGCCGTGGTCGGCATCTCCATGGCCGCCGGACCGCTGGTGGGCGGGCTGCTCGTCGACACGGTGGGCTGGCGGTCGATCTTCTGGATCAACCTCCCCGTCGGTCTCGCCGCGCTCCTGCTGACCCTGCGCTTCGTCCCGGAGTCCCGCGCCCCCAGGGCCCGCCGCCCCGACCCGGTCGGCCAGCTCCTCGTGATCGCCCTGCTCGGCTCCCTCACGTACGCGATCATCGAGGCCCCCACCTCGGGCCTCGTCCACACCCTCGGCTTCTCGGTGATCGCCCTCGCCGCGCTCCTCGGACTCCTGTGGTACGAGCCCCGGCGCGACGAACCCCTCATCGACCTGCGCTTCTTCCGCTCGGTGCCGTTCAGCGGCGCCACCGTCATCGCGGTGAGCGCGTTCGCCGCGCTCAGCGGCTTCCTGTTCCTGTCGACGCTGTACCTGCAGAACGTGCGCGGGCTCAACGCCCTGCATGCCGGCCTGTGGATGCTGCCCATGGCGGCCCTGTGCTTCGTCTGCGCGCCCGTCTCCGGACGCCTGGTCGGCAGTCGCGGCCCCCGGCCCTCCCTGCTGATCGCGGGTGTGGCGATGACCGTGAGCGGAGTGCTGTTCGCCGCGTTCGAGGCGGAGACCTCGAACGTCACGCTCGTCATCGGCTACGTCTTCTTCGGTATCGGCTTCGGGTTCGTGAACGCGCCCATCACCAACACCGCCGTCTCCGGGATGCCCCGCTCCCAGGCGGGTGTCGCCGCCGCCGTCGCCTCGACCAGCCGGCAGATCGGCGGCACCCTCGGTGTCGCGGTCATCGGCGCGGCCCTCGCCTCCGGCATCAGCGCCTCCGCGTACCGGGACACCTTCGTCCCGGCCTCCCGGCCCGGCTGGTGGATCATCACCGCCTGCGGTGTCGCCGTCCTCGTCCTCGGCGCGCTCACCAGCGGCCGCCGGGCCCGCGCCTCGGCCGACCGCACGGCCCGTCTCCTGGAATCCCCGGAGATCCGGGAAGCGGCGGGCGTGGGGGCCTGA
- a CDS encoding MGH1-like glycoside hydrolase domain-containing protein, whose product MDSTTQLTALRRGPITPVRTSGAPAHASGPPAPPGPDGIVRTGSPVYDPASPSGSLHLRASRVLNGNWTGTSTVPSRGLYPHQWSWDSAFIAIGLRHLSPLRAQTELETLLGAQWADGRVPHIVFNPSVPLDAYFPSPDFWRSSTAGRAAGAPRTVQTSGIVQPPVHALAVWLVHRADPGLSRSRSFLSRMYPRLAAWHRYLLHRRDLGGGGLASVVHPWEQGMDNSPCWDAPLGRVAPAPARSFRRADLDHGAPEDRPTDLDYGRYVRLATDYRDRGYADGGGEFAVEDPAFNALLIASEHALARIARELGATGTARHARAERLTAALVERLWDPAEGMFFCRDERAGGGGGESDGKGGRSQGGSAGGALIPERSVAGLLPLILPTLPRDIAATLVRTAGGPHFGLGGAARLAPSYDLTGEAFDPHRYWRGPAWFNTNWLLERGLRLHGEHGRADALRTALLDTAGESGFAEYVDPFTGEACGALGFSWTAALALDLLHEPSGAAPIVSPMGRDALTDTAHSAAGQRVFEFETGAKGGDRG is encoded by the coding sequence GTGGACAGCACAACCCAGCTCACCGCCCTGCGCAGGGGGCCCATCACCCCCGTGCGTACCTCCGGCGCACCCGCGCACGCCTCCGGTCCGCCCGCTCCGCCCGGCCCCGACGGGATCGTCCGTACCGGATCACCCGTATACGATCCCGCGAGCCCTTCGGGGTCCCTGCACCTCAGGGCGTCCCGGGTGCTGAACGGCAACTGGACGGGAACGTCCACCGTTCCCTCGCGCGGTCTGTATCCGCACCAGTGGTCCTGGGACTCCGCGTTCATCGCGATCGGGCTGCGGCATCTGTCCCCGCTGCGGGCGCAGACGGAACTGGAGACCCTGCTCGGCGCGCAGTGGGCCGACGGGCGTGTCCCGCACATCGTGTTCAACCCCTCCGTCCCGCTCGACGCGTACTTCCCGAGCCCCGACTTCTGGCGCTCCTCGACCGCCGGGCGCGCCGCGGGCGCCCCGCGCACCGTACAGACGTCGGGCATCGTGCAGCCACCGGTGCACGCGCTCGCGGTGTGGCTGGTGCACCGGGCGGACCCGGGGCTGTCCCGGTCCCGCTCCTTCCTCTCCCGGATGTATCCCCGGCTGGCGGCCTGGCACCGCTATCTCCTGCACCGCCGGGATCTGGGCGGCGGCGGTCTCGCCAGCGTGGTCCACCCCTGGGAGCAGGGCATGGACAACAGCCCCTGCTGGGACGCGCCGCTCGGCCGTGTCGCCCCGGCACCCGCCCGTTCCTTCCGGCGCGCCGACCTCGACCACGGGGCCCCCGAGGACCGGCCGACGGATCTCGACTACGGGCGGTACGTGCGGCTGGCCACGGACTACCGGGACCGGGGGTACGCCGACGGCGGCGGCGAGTTCGCCGTCGAGGACCCGGCGTTCAACGCCCTGCTGATCGCCTCGGAACACGCGCTGGCCCGCATCGCGCGGGAACTGGGCGCGACGGGCACCGCCCGCCACGCGCGCGCCGAACGGCTGACGGCGGCCCTGGTGGAGCGCCTGTGGGATCCGGCGGAGGGCATGTTCTTCTGCCGCGACGAGCGGGCCGGCGGTGGCGGCGGGGAGAGCGACGGGAAGGGCGGGCGGAGCCAAGGGGGAAGCGCGGGCGGCGCGCTGATCCCCGAGCGCAGTGTCGCCGGGCTGCTCCCCCTCATCCTCCCCACGCTGCCGCGCGACATCGCCGCCACGCTCGTACGGACCGCGGGCGGGCCGCATTTCGGGCTGGGCGGGGCGGCGCGCCTCGCCCCCAGTTACGACCTGACGGGCGAGGCGTTCGACCCGCACCGGTACTGGCGGGGGCCCGCCTGGTTCAACACCAACTGGCTGCTGGAGCGCGGGCTGCGGCTGCACGGGGAGCACGGACGGGCGGACGCCCTGCGGACCGCCCTGCTGGACACCGCCGGGGAGTCCGGGTTCGCGGAGTACGTGGACCCGTTCACCGGCGAGGCCTGCGGAGCGCTCGGATTCAGCTGGACGGCGGCGCTGGCGCTCGACCTGCTGCACGAGCCCTCCGGGGCCGCACCGATCGTGTCCCCCATGGGGCGCGACGCGTTGACCGACACGGCACACAGCGCTGCGGGACAGCGCGTATTCGAGTTCGAGACGGGCGCCAAGGGAGGGGACCGGGGATGA
- a CDS encoding helix-turn-helix transcriptional regulator, whose product MARETTTGPDVERPASDRASARSTAGRDAARTATGRGTRPATGGAPRPATGADPARPAPGGTGPAAAAAPRGSEIRRHELATFLRSRRERITPEQVQLPRGRRRRTPGLRREEVAQLSAVGVTWYTWLEQARDIQVSEQVLDALARTLLLDTSERAHLFQLAGAADPSPAAQCAVITPALRLLLTQLEPVPACIQNSRYDILAYNRTYARLMMSDLGTVPPADRNCVLLAYTNAEWRESIVLLEETTRLMAAKLRASMAGHLGEPAWKTLLKRLRAESAEFRENWDRYEVAATRGKTKKFMNPYVGLVTVDHTDLWLAPDLGARMVTYAPHDEETRERLERLYAIALEAEAAAEAAVAAVSRVETAGAA is encoded by the coding sequence ATGGCACGGGAAACGACCACCGGCCCGGACGTGGAGCGACCGGCTTCGGACCGGGCCTCGGCGCGATCGACCGCGGGCCGGGACGCGGCACGAACGGCCACCGGCCGGGGCACGCGTCCGGCCACCGGTGGGGCCCCGCGTCCGGCCACCGGCGCGGACCCCGCGCGGCCCGCCCCGGGCGGGACCGGTCCGGCCGCCGCCGCGGCGCCCCGTGGCAGTGAGATCCGGCGGCACGAGCTGGCCACCTTCCTGCGCAGCCGACGCGAGCGCATCACGCCCGAGCAGGTCCAGCTTCCCCGGGGCCGCCGCCGGCGTACGCCGGGCCTGCGCCGTGAGGAGGTCGCCCAGCTCTCCGCGGTGGGTGTCACCTGGTACACGTGGCTCGAACAGGCGCGTGACATCCAGGTCTCCGAGCAGGTCCTCGACGCCCTGGCCCGCACCCTGCTGCTGGACACCAGCGAGCGGGCCCACCTCTTCCAGCTCGCCGGAGCCGCCGACCCCTCGCCCGCCGCCCAGTGCGCGGTCATCACCCCGGCGCTGCGCCTGCTCCTGACGCAGTTGGAGCCCGTCCCGGCCTGCATCCAGAACAGCCGGTACGACATCCTGGCGTACAACCGCACCTACGCGCGGCTGATGATGAGCGACCTCGGCACGGTCCCGCCCGCCGACCGCAACTGCGTCCTGCTCGCCTACACCAACGCGGAGTGGCGCGAGTCGATCGTCCTGCTCGAAGAGACCACGCGGCTGATGGCCGCGAAGCTGCGCGCGTCGATGGCCGGGCACCTGGGGGAGCCCGCCTGGAAGACCCTGCTGAAGCGGCTGCGGGCCGAGTCGGCCGAGTTCCGCGAGAACTGGGACCGGTACGAGGTGGCCGCCACCCGGGGCAAGACCAAGAAGTTCATGAACCCCTATGTCGGGCTCGTCACCGTCGATCACACGGACCTGTGGCTCGCGCCCGACCTGGGTGCCCGCATGGTGACGTACGCGCCCCACGACGAGGAGACCCGCGAACGGCTGGAGAGGCTGTACGCCATCGCGCTGGAGGCCGAGGCGGCTGCCGAGGCGGCGGTCGCAGCGGTGTCCCGGGTCGAGACGGCGGGGGCCGCCTGA